A genomic stretch from Echeneis naucrates chromosome 6, fEcheNa1.1, whole genome shotgun sequence includes:
- the atp8b2 gene encoding phospholipid-transporting ATPase ID isoform X3 gives MGVILAVGNAVWEREVGSLFQSYLPWNPPVDNFLFNAFLSFWSYVIILNTVVPISLYVSVEVIRLGHSYFINWDQHMFCSQCNTAAEARTTTLNEELGQVEYIFSDKTGTLTQNIMSFNKCSINGQTYGEVTDPLGPQPKRLDFTPFNPLADPDFCFCDDSLLESVKVGDAHTHEFFRLLSLCHTVMSEELSEGELVYKAQSPDEGALVTAARNFGFVFRSRTPGTITTTEMGRPVTYTLLAILDFNNIRKRMSVIVRNPEGRIRLYCKGADTVLLERLHPCNQELMNITSDHLNEYAADGLRTLALAYKDLSEEEWEIWSESHSCADKATDYREDRLAAAYEQIEQDMMLLGATAIEDKLQEGVPETIAVLSLANIKIWVLTGDKQETAVNIGYSCKMLTDDMTEVFIISGHTVQSVRQELRRARERMIELSRIRDGEKGAGMEGWGEACFMGNGLSEGQEGDQEERRGGGGGKEQQSSTPPHSSNLMENISGEFALIINGHSLAHALEADMELEFVLTACACKAVICCRVTPLQKALVVELIKKHKRAVTLAIGDGANDISMIKSAHIGVGISGQEGIQAVLASDYSFSQFRFLQRLLLVHGRWSYLRMCRFLCYFFYKNFAFTMVHFWFGFFCGFSAQTVYDQYFITLYNIVYTSLPVLAMGIFDQDVPDQRSLEYPKLYEPGQLNLLFNKKEFFICIAQGIYTSVVLFFVPYAVLSEATQSNGVPLADYQTFAVTTATALVIVVSVQICLDTGFWTVINHVFVWGSLGFYFTIMVALHSQTLFRIFPSQFHFVGSAQSTLLQPVVWLTIALATAICIVPVLAFRFLKLDLKPQLSDTVRSTQLVRQKKRKPLGHSVGGAWRGVGSVSEGRLGARGGSRRSGYAFAHQEGFGELITSGKNMRLSSLALATFASRHSSSWIDTLRRKKHIHCHTPPSASGESSPAPSCISGSVPPLSNSSSVLGGSQDTSIEEETVMAPHQQNTQTVTPSSTQTPPASAAAPQGPAQALRDASVLSSSAVRCHSEDSPGGWTFTLGTLQEALFGWKGTAARSSASSSPGPLPDAKETRQTL, from the exons ATGGGTGTGATCCTGGCTGTTGGTAATGcagtgtgggagagagaggtggggtcCTTGTTTCAGAGCTACCTACCCTGGAACCCCCCTGTAGACAATTTTTTGTTCAAcgccttcctctccttctggtCCTACGTCATCATCCTCAATACTGTGGTGCCTATTTCTCTGTATGTCAG tgtggaGGTGATCAGGCTGGGTCACAGCTACTTCATTAACTGGGATCAGCATATGTTCTGCTCACAGTGTAACACAGCAGCTGAAGCCAGGACCACCACTCTAAATGAGGAGCTTGGCCAG GTTGAATACATCTTCAGTGACAAGACTGGAACGCTCACTCAAAACATCATGAGCTTCAACAAGTGCTCCATCAATGGACAGACTTACG GTGAAGTTACAGACCCACTTGGACCTCAGCCAAAG AGACTGGACTTTACCCCCTTCAACCCCCTGGCGGACCCAgacttctgtttctgtgatgaCTCTCTGTTGGAATCGGTGAAAGTGGGAGATGCTCACACTCATGAGTTTTTCCGTCTGCTATCCctctgtcacactgtcatgaGTGAGGAGCTCAGTGAGG GAGAGCTCGTTTATAAGGCCCAGTCTCCAGATGAGGGTGCTTTAGTTACTGCGGCTCGAaactttggttttgtgtttcgCTCCCGAACACCTGGAACAATCACCACGACAGAGATGGGACGACCTGTCACCTACACTCTGCTCGCTATTCTGGATTTTAACAACATACGCAAAAGGATGTCTGTTATAG TACGTAATCCGGAGGGCAGGATCCGCCTGTACTGTAAAGGAGCTGACACTGTGCTGCTGGAGAGACTCCACCCCTGTAACCAGGAACTGATGAACATCACCTCAGACCACCTCAAT GAGTATGCAGCAGACGGGCTGCGGACCCTGGCCCTGGCCTACAAGGACCTGtcagaggaggagtgggagaTATGGTCAGAGAGCCACAGCTGTGCTGACAAGGCCACGGACTATAGAGAGGACCGACTGGCAGCCGCATACGAGCAGATAGAACAAGACATGATG TTACTGGGAGCAACAGCTATAGAAGACAAGCTGCAGGAAGGTGTACCAGAGACCATCGCTGTCCTCTCACTGGCTAATATTAAAATCTGGGTTCTCACTGGAGATAAACaag AGACGGCTGTCAACATAGGTTACTCCTGCAAGATGCTGACAGATGATATGACGGAGGTGTTTATCATCAGCGGGCACACTGTGCAGAGCGTACGGCAGGAGCTCAG GAGGGCGAGGGAAAGGATGATTGAGCTGTCACGaatcagagatggagagaagggggcagggatggagggatggggaGAAGCATGTTTCATGGGTAATGGGCTCAGTGAAGGACAAGAAGGAGAccaagaagaaagaagaggaggaggaggaggtaaagagcagcagagctccacTCCTCCACATTCTTCCAACCTCATGGAAAACATCTCTGGAGAGTTTGCCCTCATAATCAACGGTCACAGTCTG GCCCATGCCCTCGAAGCAGACATGGAGCTGGAGTTTGTGCTGACAGCGTGTGCCTGCAAAGCAGTGATTTGCTGCAGGGTCACCCCACTGCAAAAAGCTCTGGTGGTGGAGCTCATCAAGAAACACAAGAGGGCTGTCACCCTTGCTATAGGAGATGGGGCTAATGACATTAGCATGATTAAAA GCGCTCATATTGGAGTTGGCATCTCCGGTCAGGAGGGCATCCAGGCTGTGCTGGCCAGTGACTACTCTTTCTCCCAGTTCCGCTTCCTTCAGCGGCTCCTTCTGGTTCATGGCCGCTGGTCCTACCTCCGCATGTGCCGTTTCCTGTGCTACTTCTTCTACAAGAATTTCGCCTTCACCATGGTCCACTTCTGGTTTGGCTTCTTTTGTGGCTTCTCTGCTCAG aCTGTGTATGATCAGTACTTTATCACACTCTACAACATTGTCTACACTTCCCTACCAGTGTTGGCCATGGGGATATTTGACCAG GATGTTCCTGACCAGAGGAGTCTGGAGTACCCTAAGCTGTATGAGCCGGGGCAGCTCAACCTGCTCTTCAACAAGAAAGAGTTCTTCATCTGCATCGCCCAGGGCATCTACACCTCTGTGGTGCTGTTCTTCGTCCCCTACGCTGTGTTGTCTGAGGCCACTCAGAGCAACGGAGTGCCCCTCGCTGACTATCAGACCTTTGCTGTAACCACAGCAACGGCTCTGGTCATTGTGGTCAGCGTACAG ATCTGCCTTGACACTGGCTTCTGGACAGTCATCAaccatgtgtttgtttggggcTCTCTGGGTTTCTACTTCACCATCATGGTTGCACTGCACAGTCAGACCCTCTTCAGGATTTTCCCCAGTCAGTTCCACTTTGTAG GTAGTGCCCAGAGCACATTATTGCAACCAGTTGTGTGGTTAACTATTGCACTGGCAACAGCAATATGCATAGTTCCAGTTTTGGCATTTCGCTTCCTCAAGCTGGACCTTAAACCTCAGCTCTCAGACACG GTACGCTCCACTCAGCTGGTGCGGCAGAAAAAGCGGAAGCCATTGGGTCACAGTGTGGGAGGAGCCTGGCGAGGTGTAGGGAGCGTGTCAGAGGGGCGTCTGGGTGCTCGCGGTGGCTCGAGGAGGTCAGGCTATGCCTTTGCCCATCAGGAAGGCTTCGGAGAGCTGATCACCTCAGGGAAGAACATGAGGCTCTCCTCTTTAGCCCTGGCCACCTTCGCCTCCAGGCACAGCTCCAGCTGGATCGACACACTCCGCAGGAAGAAACACATTCACTGTCACACTCCCCCAAGCGCCTCAGGGGAGAGCAGTCCAGCACCTAGTTGCATCTCTGGGTCAGTTCCACCACTCTCGAATTCATCTTCCGTTCTTGGTGGTTCACAAGATACATCTATCGAGGAAGAAACGGTCATGGCACCACATCAGCAAAATACACAGACAGTTACTCCTTCATCCACACAAACCCCACCAGCTTCAGCAGCTGCACCTCAGGGTCCCGCTCAGGCCCTCAGAGATGCCTCCGTCCTCAGCTCATCAGCAGTGAGATGCCACAGCGAAGATTCCCCAGGAGGGTGGACGTTCACTCTGGGGACTTTGCAG GAAGCTCTGTTTGGTTGGAAGGGTACTGCAGCCCGCAGCAGCGCATCCAGCAGCCCAGGCCCACTTCCTGATGCCAAGGAAACCAGACAGACTTTGTGA